From Oreochromis niloticus isolate F11D_XX linkage group LG14, O_niloticus_UMD_NMBU, whole genome shotgun sequence, one genomic window encodes:
- the LOC109195225 gene encoding mucin-2-like, with product MFHLPTQTNAHRHQPTTTNIHQCQPTSTNTHPHPPTSTNNHQHPPTSTNNNQHPPKPTNIHQHPPTTTNINQHQATSTNTHPHPPTKTKAHQPKTYHTHQHPPTSTNTKQHPPMSTNTNQHLLTPTNIHQHQATSTNAHQHQPTPTNTHKHLPTPTNTNQHPPTPTNANQHQPTPTDINQHPPTSTNNHQQPPTSTNNHQHPPTATNTNQQPPTSTNIYQQPPTPTDINQHPPTSTNNHQQPPTSTNNHQHPATSTNNHQHPPTSTNIHQHPPTSTNIHQHQPTSTNANQHLPTPTNIHQHPPTSTNAHQRPPTSTNAHQHPPMATNTNQQPPTSTNIYQQPPTPTDINQHPPTSTNNHQQPPTSTNNHQHPATSTNNHQHPPTSTNIHQHPPTSTNIHQHQPTSTNANQHLPTPTNIHQHPPTSTNINQHPPTPTNIYQHPPTPTNTNQRPPTSTKAHQHQLTPTNIHQCPPMPTNTNQQPPTSTNIYQQPPTSTNNHQHPPTPTDINRQPPTPTHINRHPPTSTNNYQHPPTSTNIH from the coding sequence ATGTTCCATCTACCAACACAAACCAACGCCCACCGACATCAACCAACAACCACCAACATCCACCAATGCCAACCAACATCCACCAACACCCACCCACATCCACCAACATCAACCAACAACCATCAACACCCACCAACATCCACCAACAACAACCAACACCCACCAAAACCTACCAACATCCACCAACATCCACCAACAACCACCAACATCAACCAACACCAAGCAACATCCACCAACACCCACCCACATCCACCAACAAAAACCAAGGCCCACCAACCAAAAACCTACCACACCCACCAACATCCCCCAACATCAACCAACACCAAGCAACATCCACCAATGTCCACCAACACCAACCAACACCTACTAACACCAACCAACATTCACCAACACCAAGCAACATCCACCAATGCCCACCAACACCAACCAACACCTACTAACACCCACAAACACCTACCAACGCCCACCAACACCAACCAACATCCACCAACACCAACCAACGCCAATCAACACCAACCAACACCCACCGACATCAACCAACATCCACCAACATCCACCAATAACCACCAACAACCACCAACATCAACCAACAACCACCAACACCCACCAACGGCCACCAACACCAACCAACAACCACCAACATCCACCAACATCTACCAACAACCACCAACACCCACCGACATCAACCAACATCCACCAACATCCACCAATAACCACCAACAACCACCAACATCAACCAACAACCACCAACATCCAGCAACATCAACCAACAACCACCAACACCCACCAACATCCACCAACATCCACCAACACCCACCAACATCCACCAACATCCACCAACATCAACCAACATCTACCAATGCCAACCAACATCTACCAACACCCACCAACATCCACCAACATCCACCAACATCAACCAATGCCCACCAACGCCCTCCTACATCCACCAACGCCCACCAACACCCACCAATGGCCACCAACACCAACCAACAACCACCAACATCCACCAACATCTACCAACAACCACCAACACCCACCGACATCAACCAACATCCACCAACATCCACCAATAACCACCAACAACCACCAACATCAACCAACAACCACCAACATCCAGCAACATCAACCAACAACCACCAACACCCACCAACATCCACCAACATCCACCAACACCCACCAACATCCACCAACATCCACCAACATCAACCAACATCTACCAATGCCAACCAACATCTACCAACACCCACCAACATCCACCAACATCCACCAACATCCACCAACATCAACCAACATCCACCAACACCAACCAACATCTACCAACATCCACCAACACCAACCAACACCAACCAACGCCCACCCACATCCACCAAAGCCCACCAACACCAACTAACACCCACCAACATCCACCAATGCCCACCAATGCCCACCAACACCAACCAACAACCACCAACATCCACCAACATCTACCAACAACCACCAACATCAACCAACAACCACCAACATCCACCAACACCCACCGACATCAACCGACAGCCACCAACACCCACCCACATCAACCGACATCCACCAACATCAACCAACAACTACCAACACCCACCAACATCCA